The following proteins are co-located in the Dromaius novaehollandiae isolate bDroNov1 chromosome 10, bDroNov1.hap1, whole genome shotgun sequence genome:
- the LOC112987933 gene encoding uncharacterized protein LOC112987933 isoform X3, with translation MGRGAAAQAQRGRGRGARGRRRRGRPGRREAGPRAGSGAFTAGRAAPRRAAPLRGAAPPPPRAGSRRRGRAAAPGARAPLAEEAPRRPRRGSLSRRKALKVSRALALEGLNEAAQTSVQWSRRDVCDPVCVPRNSYRLAVLTACTSANRNWNSYDTVILIQKQRGTCKFCSRGSAEIFPSKQEHKEDLSRDIP, from the exons ATGGGGAGAGGGGCCGCCGCGCaggcgcagcgcggccgggggaggggggcgcggggacggcggcgccggggcaggcCGGGAAGGAGGGAAGCGGGGCCTCGCGCGGGGAGCGGCGCCTTCACCgctggccgcgccgcgccgcgccgcgccgctccgctccgcggggccgcgccgcctccgccgcgggccgggagccgccgccgcggccgggcggcagcgccgggggccaGGGCGCCTCTCGCGGAggaggcgccgcgccggccccggcgag gCAGCCTCTCACGGCGTAAAGCGCTGAAGGTGTCGCGTGCTTTAGCGTTGGAAGGGCTTAATGAAGCAGCTCAGACGTCTGTGCAGTGGAGTAGAAGAG ATGTCTGTGATCCAGTCTGTGTGCCCAGGAACAGCTACAGACTCGCTGTTTTAACTGCTTGTACTTCAGCTAACAGGAACTGGAATTCATATGATACTGTTATCCTCATACAGAAACAAAG AGGTACCTGCAAGTTTTGTAGTCGTGGTTCTGCTGAGATTTTTCCCAGTAAGCAGG AACATAAAGAAGACCTAAGCAGGGACATCCCTTAA